A segment of the candidate division WOR-3 bacterium genome:
TTCAAAAAGGATAATTATAGAATGTGAGGGCAATAGATCCCCAGTCTATAGACCCGGGCGTAAGCCATTATCAAAAGCTAATATTAAATTGACGAATGGTGAAATTGTACAATTAGTAGGAAAATTAGACCGGGTTGATAAAGATGCTGATTTTCATTACATTATTGATTATAAAACAGGAAAAGATGCAGATGTTCCAGGTATTGAAAAGTTTGATATAGAAAACCGCGAAGAATGGTTGAATACATTGAAATCCGTCCAGTTGCCGAGTTATTTAATTATCTACCTATCAAATAATCCAGATGTTAATGTTGAAAATATAAATGCCGGATTGATGCTGTTAGGGAAGAGAGAGATAAAAGAATCGTATCTATTCCCTGAAAATATTACAGTTGCAGAGAAAAAATCTGTTTACGAGAATTTAAAAAAGGCTGTGGTTATGCTTATAGAAGAAATATTAAATCCGAACATACCATTTATGCCTGCCGAAGATACAGAGTCTTGTGCGGGGTGCGACTTTAAAGTAATGTGTGGCAGGCAATGGGTTGAGAAGAAATGGTGACGAATCTATAATCACTGCTGAAAAAAATTATCTAACAGGTCTTTATTATATTCTTATCTGTGCACGTCCCGAATTCAATCTGGATTGTAGTATGGTTAATACCAAACTTTTCGGCAAGTATTTCTTCAATTTTTTTAATAATAACTGCCACTTCACTCGTTTTATAATCTTCACAGACATCAATATGCCCTTCAAAATGAATATCTTTGTCAGTGAGTTGCCATATATGGACATGGTGGAGATTATGAACTTCAGGAATGCTTTCAATCGCACACTTGATTGCCATCAGATCAATCCCTTCGGGTGTTGACTGCATAAGGATATTAACCGTATCGCGCACAATTAGATAACTTTCCCGCAAAATATAAATACCAATTGCAATAGTCAGTATGGGGTCAACGATATAAATGTTAAAAATCTTTATTAGAATACCACCAATCACTACCGCAATTGATGATAATGAATCGGCAACCAGATGAAGATAGGCAGATTTGATATTGATACTGTGTCCAGCATCTTTTTTTAATAAAAAGACACCGAGGAGATTGGCTAAAAGACCGATCACGGCGATAACCATCATTAAATTACTATCAA
Coding sequences within it:
- a CDS encoding cation diffusion facilitator family transporter, whose amino-acid sequence is MSSHHNHEINARNIIFVIFLNFFITIAEVIGGLLSNSLSLISDALHNFSDGIAILISYFAFQLGQRKSTVQKTFGYKRAEIIAALFNASVLIIIIFFLFKEAITRLFSPRPIDSNLMMVIAVIGLLANLLGVFLLKKDAGHSINIKSAYLHLVADSLSSIAVVIGGILIKIFNIYIVDPILTIAIGIYILRESYLIVRDTVNILMQSTPEGIDLMAIKCAIESIPEVHNLHHVHIWQLTDKDIHFEGHIDVCEDYKTSEVAVIIKKIEEILAEKFGINHTTIQIEFGTCTDKNIIKTC